The Bdellovibrio bacteriovorus DNA segment GTACGCTCATGTAAGCCGGGTGACGAGCCAATTCAACGATGAAAGAGCGGGGAAGACCATCCACCTCTTTAAGATCTGAGTTTTTGATCCAGTTTTTCACCGTATCATAATACGTCAAAGAGTCTTTGTGAGCTTTTTGGTAGTCTTCTAATTTCTTTTTCCAAGGAGCATACTTCTTGTTCATCTCATTGAGCACTTGCACACCGTCACCGTATTGGCAAAGATTCAAGTAACCTACGGTACGAACAACGTAAGACTCTGGAGAAAACGCATTCTTAAAGAAGTCTGTGTGCAACGAGAACATATTCCCAGCGGCACCTTCATAGTCTTCACCCAAGATTTGCGTCCAAGCGCTTTCAACCATCGCTTGCAACCACAGTGGGTTGGACTTATCGACTTTCAAGTAAGATTGGAACGCGTCCTTATAGTCACCTTTTTGGAACTGGATGCGCGCCAAAGTCAATGCCGCTACCGAACGAAGCTGCAAAGTTTTGTTGCCATCCGTTGCGGCCATTAGTTTTTCCAACTGAATAGTCGCATCGTCCACTTTACCTTGACGGTAGTTAAATAACGCCGTCAAAAGAAGTGAATCAGGATAAAGAGGAGACTTTTCCGAAATATACATCAGAGCATCTTCAACTAAGCCCAACTGGCCTTTGTCAGAGTAATGCTTCGCACGGGTCAATTGGTACTCTTCATTCTTCGTTACATCGATTTCGTATTTGATCACCAAAGGGTCAATCAAAGCGATGTCGGAAGTTTCAAGCACGTTGATATGCTTAACCAAAGCTTCCGTGGCTTTTTGTTGCCACATCTTGTCTTTAGTCTCTTGCGCCAATTGAATCATGTACTGACGGAATTCAGAATTTAAACCCATGCCTTTGGCGGTCATTGCATAGTTATAAAGAGCCTGAATACGATGTTCAGGATCTTCCATCAACTCGGCAAAAAGGCCCATGGCAAGCTCGTACTTCTTTTGAATTTCCAAGAAGATCAAAGCTTGCAACAGTTTGTAGTCGTTAGGCTGCATGTCATCCATTTTTGCCAATTGAACCAAAGGATCTTTGGTGACCGGCTCCATCACGGGATTCAAGATTTTTATATCTGGAATCTTGTTAAAGGCTTCCGCGGAAGTGACCGCTTTCGGAGCGCTCACCACTTCGTTGTATGGAGCCAATTGGATTTGCATGACATTTAAAGATTCACGACGACGAGTTTCCTTTAGTTCCAAATCGCGGGAGGCCGGGAGGCGCAGCGGGCTTAACACCGATGCTTGAACCTCGCGCTCTTCACCCAGGTCTAAAAGAGGAATGTTTTTAACTTTAAAAACTTCCACTTTTCCTTTAACGACTTTCTTTTGATAAACATCAAAAGTGGGAACAAGGCTTGATTTTACTTTGAGAGTGCTTGCTGGAGCACGGCCTGATTTTTTCACAGTCAATGCGGGGTCTGCAAAAGCAGTCCCACACATCAGGCTCACAGCAATCGAAATTTTTAAAGGCTTAAACATAAATCCCCCACCCATGGAGAAAATTAATGCCAATACGTGATACCCACCATTAAAGACGTATCGTTCACCACTTTAGACCCCATATCGCGGTCCGGTG contains these protein-coding regions:
- a CDS encoding tetratricopeptide repeat protein, which codes for MFKPLKISIAVSLMCGTAFADPALTVKKSGRAPASTLKVKSSLVPTFDVYQKKVVKGKVEVFKVKNIPLLDLGEEREVQASVLSPLRLPASRDLELKETRRRESLNVMQIQLAPYNEVVSAPKAVTSAEAFNKIPDIKILNPVMEPVTKDPLVQLAKMDDMQPNDYKLLQALIFLEIQKKYELAMGLFAELMEDPEHRIQALYNYAMTAKGMGLNSEFRQYMIQLAQETKDKMWQQKATEALVKHINVLETSDIALIDPLVIKYEIDVTKNEEYQLTRAKHYSDKGQLGLVEDALMYISEKSPLYPDSLLLTALFNYRQGKVDDATIQLEKLMAATDGNKTLQLRSVAALTLARIQFQKGDYKDAFQSYLKVDKSNPLWLQAMVESAWTQILGEDYEGAAGNMFSLHTDFFKNAFSPESYVVRTVGYLNLCQYGDGVQVLNEMNKKYAPWKKKLEDYQKAHKDSLTYYDTVKNWIKNSDLKEVDGLPRSFIVELARHPAYMSVQKQINAYEDEIVRFNKIALTLIKMERELIAKQNEANKDLASAKKGIKGDSPSESAIASVQEAEKKLLSYRIQYHIAKKARVSIKNLRSQGIARIEKEKSVLRAQASQALAGRFNEMLAGLNKVLDQNEVLQYELYSGAGEHLRYQMAGGDVNEKERPELKVQKEKSLNWKFKGEIWEDEVGHYRSSLKNVCPQENGSNGGVAGLSEQ